A genomic segment from Mastomys coucha isolate ucsf_1 unplaced genomic scaffold, UCSF_Mcou_1 pScaffold7, whole genome shotgun sequence encodes:
- the Faf2 gene encoding FAS-associated factor 2 isoform X1, whose protein sequence is MAAPEEQDLTQEQTEKLLQFQDLTGIESMEQCRLALEQHNWNMEAAVQDRLNEQEGVPSVFNPPPSRPLQVNTADHRIYSYVVSRPQPRGLLGWGYYLIMLPFRFTYYTILDIFRFALRFIRPDPRSRVTDPVGDIVSFMHSFEEKYGRAHPVFYQGTYSQALNDAKRELRFLLVYLHGDDHQDSDEFCRNALCAPEVISLINSRMLFWACSTNKPEGYRVSQALRENTYPFLAMIMLKDRRMTVVGRLEGLIQPDDLINQLTFIMDANQTYLVSERLEREERNQTQVLRQQQDEAYLASLRADQEKERKKREERERKRRKEEEVQQQKLAEERRRQNLQEEKERKLECLPPEPSPDDPESVKIIFKLPNDSRVERRFHFSQSLTVIHDFLFSLKESPEKFQIEANFPRRVLPCVPSEEWPNPPTLQEAGLSHTEVLFVQDLTDE, encoded by the exons GCCGCTGTCCAGGACAGACTGAATGAGCAAGAGGGCGTACCAAGTGTTTTCAATCCACCTCCATCTCGGCCCCTACAGGTTAATACAGCTGACCACAGGATCTACAGCTATGTTGTCTCGAGACCACAGCCAAGG GGCCTGCTTGGATGGGGTTATTACTTGATAATGCTTCCATTCCGGTTTACCTATTACACGATACTTGAtatatttag GTTTGCTCTTCGTTTTATACGGCCTGACCCTCGCAGCCGGGTCACTGACCCTGTTGGGGACATTGTTTCATTTATGCACTCTTTTGAAGAGAAATATGGGAGGGCACACCCTGTCTTCTACCAGGGAACGTACAGCCAG GCACTTAATGATGCCAAGCGGGAGCTTCGATTTCTTTTGGTTTACCTTCATGGAGATGACCACCAGGACTCTGATGAGTTCTGCCG CAATGCTCTCTGCGCACCTGAGGTCATCTCGCTGATAAACAGCAGGATGCTTTTTTGGGCTTGTTCTACAAACAAACCTGAGGGGTACAGGG TCTCCCAGGCCTTACGAGAGAACACCTATCCATTCCTGGCTATGATTATGTTGAAGGATCGGCGAATGACTGTGGTGGGAAGGCTAGAAGGCCTCATTCAACCTGATGACCTCATCAACCAGCTGACATTCATCATGGATGCAAACCAGACTTACCTGGTGTCAGAGCGCCTAGAGAG GGAAGaaaggaaccaaacccaggtgcTGAGACAACAACAGGACGAAGCCTACCTGGCATCTCTCAGGGCAGaccaggagaaagagaggaagaagagggaggagagagagcggAAGCGCCGCAAGGAGGAGGAGGTGCAGCAGCAGAAGCTGGCGGAGGAGCGGAGGAGACAG AACttgcaggaggaaaaggagagaaagctgGAATGCCTGCCCCCTGAGCCCTCCCCTGATGACCCTGAAAGCGTCAAGATCATTTTCAAGTTACCCAATGATTCCAGAGTAGAGAGACGATTCCATTTCTCACAGTCTCTAACA GTCATCCATGACTTCTTATTCTCCTTGAAGGAAAGTCCTGAAAAGTTTCAGATTGAAGCCAATTTTCCAAGACGGGTACTACCCTGTGTCCCTTCAGAGGAATGGCCCAACCCCCCCACACTGCAGGAGGCGGGACTCAGCCACACAGAAGTTCTCTTTGTTCAGGACCTGACAGACGAATGA
- the Faf2 gene encoding FAS-associated factor 2 isoform X3, whose translation MAAPEEQDLTQEQTEKLLQFQAAVQDRLNEQEGVPSVFNPPPSRPLQVNTADHRIYSYVVSRPQPRGLLGWGYYLIMLPFRFTYYTILDIFRFALRFIRPDPRSRVTDPVGDIVSFMHSFEEKYGRAHPVFYQGTYSQALNDAKRELRFLLVYLHGDDHQDSDEFCRNALCAPEVISLINSRMLFWACSTNKPEGYRVSQALRENTYPFLAMIMLKDRRMTVVGRLEGLIQPDDLINQLTFIMDANQTYLVSERLEREERNQTQVLRQQQDEAYLASLRADQEKERKKREERERKRRKEEEVQQQKLAEERRRQNLQEEKERKLECLPPEPSPDDPESVKIIFKLPNDSRVERRFHFSQSLTVIHDFLFSLKESPEKFQIEANFPRRVLPCVPSEEWPNPPTLQEAGLSHTEVLFVQDLTDE comes from the exons GCCGCTGTCCAGGACAGACTGAATGAGCAAGAGGGCGTACCAAGTGTTTTCAATCCACCTCCATCTCGGCCCCTACAGGTTAATACAGCTGACCACAGGATCTACAGCTATGTTGTCTCGAGACCACAGCCAAGG GGCCTGCTTGGATGGGGTTATTACTTGATAATGCTTCCATTCCGGTTTACCTATTACACGATACTTGAtatatttag GTTTGCTCTTCGTTTTATACGGCCTGACCCTCGCAGCCGGGTCACTGACCCTGTTGGGGACATTGTTTCATTTATGCACTCTTTTGAAGAGAAATATGGGAGGGCACACCCTGTCTTCTACCAGGGAACGTACAGCCAG GCACTTAATGATGCCAAGCGGGAGCTTCGATTTCTTTTGGTTTACCTTCATGGAGATGACCACCAGGACTCTGATGAGTTCTGCCG CAATGCTCTCTGCGCACCTGAGGTCATCTCGCTGATAAACAGCAGGATGCTTTTTTGGGCTTGTTCTACAAACAAACCTGAGGGGTACAGGG TCTCCCAGGCCTTACGAGAGAACACCTATCCATTCCTGGCTATGATTATGTTGAAGGATCGGCGAATGACTGTGGTGGGAAGGCTAGAAGGCCTCATTCAACCTGATGACCTCATCAACCAGCTGACATTCATCATGGATGCAAACCAGACTTACCTGGTGTCAGAGCGCCTAGAGAG GGAAGaaaggaaccaaacccaggtgcTGAGACAACAACAGGACGAAGCCTACCTGGCATCTCTCAGGGCAGaccaggagaaagagaggaagaagagggaggagagagagcggAAGCGCCGCAAGGAGGAGGAGGTGCAGCAGCAGAAGCTGGCGGAGGAGCGGAGGAGACAG AACttgcaggaggaaaaggagagaaagctgGAATGCCTGCCCCCTGAGCCCTCCCCTGATGACCCTGAAAGCGTCAAGATCATTTTCAAGTTACCCAATGATTCCAGAGTAGAGAGACGATTCCATTTCTCACAGTCTCTAACA GTCATCCATGACTTCTTATTCTCCTTGAAGGAAAGTCCTGAAAAGTTTCAGATTGAAGCCAATTTTCCAAGACGGGTACTACCCTGTGTCCCTTCAGAGGAATGGCCCAACCCCCCCACACTGCAGGAGGCGGGACTCAGCCACACAGAAGTTCTCTTTGTTCAGGACCTGACAGACGAATGA
- the Rnf44 gene encoding RING finger protein 44 isoform X4, with translation MRPWALAVTKWPPSAPVGHWRVSTRPSSSPGQLWGSLGHEGPLASPPAQDAHLPSQQLLPRPSNLSVEEHRASAPAGRSPRMLHSATQQSPFMVDLHEQVHQGPVPLSYTVTTVTTQGFPLPTSQHIPGCSAQQLPACSVMFSGQHYPLCCLPPPQLIQACTMQQLPVPYHTYPHLISSDHYILHPPPPAPPPQPTHMAPLGQFVSLQTQHPRMPLQRLDNEMDLRGDQHPLGSFTYSTSATGPALSPSVPLHYLPHDPLHQELSFGVPYSHMMPRRLSTQRYRLQQPLPPPPPPPPPPSYYPSFLPYFLSMLPMSPTTVGPTISLDLDVDDVEMENYEALLNLAERLGDAKPRGLTKADIEQLPSYRFNPDSHQSEQTLCVVCFSDFEVRQLLRVLPCNHEFHAKCVDKWLKANRTCPICRADASEVPREAE, from the exons ATGAGACCATGGGCTCTGGCAGTGACTAAGTGGCCACCCTCTGCCCCTGTGGGTCACTGGCGAGTCTCTACAAGACCTAGCAGCAGTCCCGGCCAGCTCTGGGGAAG CCTTGGCCACGAGGGGCCCCTGGCCAGCCCACCTGCCCAGGATGCGCACTTACCCTCCCAGCAGCTGCTGCCCCGACCATCAAACCTCTCTGTAGAGGAGCATCGAGCCTCAGCTCCTGCCGGCAGGAGCCCCCGAATGCTGCACTCAGCCACCCAGCAGAGCCCGTTCATGGTTGATCTCCACGAACAG GTGCACCAGGGACCTGTCCCTCTGTCCTACACAGTCACCACAGTGACAACCCAAGGCTTCCCTTTGCCTACAAGCCAACACATCCCTGGCTGCAGTGCCCAGCAGCTCCCAGCATGCTCCGTGATGTTCAGTGGGCAGCACTACCCCCTGTGCTGCCTCCCACCTCCG cAGCTGATCCAGGCGTGTACCATGCAGCAGCTCCCTGTGCCCTACCACACCTACCCCCACCTCATCTCCAGTGACCACTACATCCTTCATCCCCCACCGCCAGCCCCACCACCCCAGCCTACCCACATGGCACCGCTTGGGCAGTTTGTATCCCTGCAGACCCAGCACCCACGTATG CCCCTGCAGCGGCTGGACAATGAGATGGACCTTCGAGGAGACCAGCACCCGTTGGGTAGCTTCACTTACTCCACCTCTGCCACTGGCCCAGCCTTGTCGCCCTCAGTTCCCCTTCACTACCTACCCCATGATCCACTGCACCAGGAGCTGTCCTTTGGTGTG CCATATTCCCACATGATGCCACGGAGACTGAGCACACAAAGATACCGCCTGCAGCAGCCGTTGCCACCACCCCCGCCGCCGCCACCTCCACCATCTTACTACCCCAGCTTCCTACCCTACTTCCT TTCAATGCTGCCAATGTCACCAACCACCGTGGGCCCCACCATCAGCCTGGATCTGGATGTGGATGACGTGGAGATGGAGAACTATGAG GCTCTCCTGAACCTAGCTGAGAGACTGGGAGATGCCAAGCCCCGAGGCCTCACCAAAGCAGACATAGAACAACTGCCGTCATACCGCTTTAACCCTGACAGCCATCAGTCTGAGCAGACTCT GTGTGTGGTGTGCTTCAGTGACTTTGAGGTGCGGCAGCTGCTCCGAGTCCTCCCCTGCAACCACGAGTTCCATGCCAAGTGTGTTGACAAATGGTTGAAG GCCAACCGGACCTGTCCCATTTGCCGGGCGGATGCCTCCGAGGTGCCCAGGGAGGCTGAGTGA
- the Rnf44 gene encoding RING finger protein 44 isoform X6 has product MLHSATQQSPFMVDLHEQVHQGPVPLSYTVTTVTTQGFPLPTSQHIPGCSAQQLPACSVMFSGQHYPLCCLPPPQLIQACTMQQLPVPYHTYPHLISSDHYILHPPPPAPPPQPTHMAPLGQFVSLQTQHPRMPLQRLDNEMDLRGDQHPLGSFTYSTSATGPALSPSVPLHYLPHDPLHQELSFGVPYSHMMPRRLSTQRYRLQQPLPPPPPPPPPPSYYPSFLPYFLSMLPMSPTTVGPTISLDLDVDDVEMENYEALLNLAERLGDAKPRGLTKADIEQLPSYRFNPDSHQSEQTLCVVCFSDFEVRQLLRVLPCNHEFHAKCVDKWLKANRTCPICRADASEVPREAE; this is encoded by the exons ATGCTGCACTCAGCCACCCAGCAGAGCCCGTTCATGGTTGATCTCCACGAACAG GTGCACCAGGGACCTGTCCCTCTGTCCTACACAGTCACCACAGTGACAACCCAAGGCTTCCCTTTGCCTACAAGCCAACACATCCCTGGCTGCAGTGCCCAGCAGCTCCCAGCATGCTCCGTGATGTTCAGTGGGCAGCACTACCCCCTGTGCTGCCTCCCACCTCCG cAGCTGATCCAGGCGTGTACCATGCAGCAGCTCCCTGTGCCCTACCACACCTACCCCCACCTCATCTCCAGTGACCACTACATCCTTCATCCCCCACCGCCAGCCCCACCACCCCAGCCTACCCACATGGCACCGCTTGGGCAGTTTGTATCCCTGCAGACCCAGCACCCACGTATG CCCCTGCAGCGGCTGGACAATGAGATGGACCTTCGAGGAGACCAGCACCCGTTGGGTAGCTTCACTTACTCCACCTCTGCCACTGGCCCAGCCTTGTCGCCCTCAGTTCCCCTTCACTACCTACCCCATGATCCACTGCACCAGGAGCTGTCCTTTGGTGTG CCATATTCCCACATGATGCCACGGAGACTGAGCACACAAAGATACCGCCTGCAGCAGCCGTTGCCACCACCCCCGCCGCCGCCACCTCCACCATCTTACTACCCCAGCTTCCTACCCTACTTCCT TTCAATGCTGCCAATGTCACCAACCACCGTGGGCCCCACCATCAGCCTGGATCTGGATGTGGATGACGTGGAGATGGAGAACTATGAG GCTCTCCTGAACCTAGCTGAGAGACTGGGAGATGCCAAGCCCCGAGGCCTCACCAAAGCAGACATAGAACAACTGCCGTCATACCGCTTTAACCCTGACAGCCATCAGTCTGAGCAGACTCT GTGTGTGGTGTGCTTCAGTGACTTTGAGGTGCGGCAGCTGCTCCGAGTCCTCCCCTGCAACCACGAGTTCCATGCCAAGTGTGTTGACAAATGGTTGAAG GCCAACCGGACCTGTCCCATTTGCCGGGCGGATGCCTCCGAGGTGCCCAGGGAGGCTGAGTGA
- the Rnf44 gene encoding RING finger protein 44 isoform X7: MLHSATQQSPFMVDLHEQVHQGPVPLSYTVTTVTTQGFPLPTSQHIPGCSAQQLPACSVMFSGQHYPLCCLPPPLIQACTMQQLPVPYHTYPHLISSDHYILHPPPPAPPPQPTHMAPLGQFVSLQTQHPRMPLQRLDNEMDLRGDQHPLGSFTYSTSATGPALSPSVPLHYLPHDPLHQELSFGVPYSHMMPRRLSTQRYRLQQPLPPPPPPPPPPSYYPSFLPYFLSMLPMSPTTVGPTISLDLDVDDVEMENYEALLNLAERLGDAKPRGLTKADIEQLPSYRFNPDSHQSEQTLCVVCFSDFEVRQLLRVLPCNHEFHAKCVDKWLKANRTCPICRADASEVPREAE; encoded by the exons ATGCTGCACTCAGCCACCCAGCAGAGCCCGTTCATGGTTGATCTCCACGAACAG GTGCACCAGGGACCTGTCCCTCTGTCCTACACAGTCACCACAGTGACAACCCAAGGCTTCCCTTTGCCTACAAGCCAACACATCCCTGGCTGCAGTGCCCAGCAGCTCCCAGCATGCTCCGTGATGTTCAGTGGGCAGCACTACCCCCTGTGCTGCCTCCCACCTCCG CTGATCCAGGCGTGTACCATGCAGCAGCTCCCTGTGCCCTACCACACCTACCCCCACCTCATCTCCAGTGACCACTACATCCTTCATCCCCCACCGCCAGCCCCACCACCCCAGCCTACCCACATGGCACCGCTTGGGCAGTTTGTATCCCTGCAGACCCAGCACCCACGTATG CCCCTGCAGCGGCTGGACAATGAGATGGACCTTCGAGGAGACCAGCACCCGTTGGGTAGCTTCACTTACTCCACCTCTGCCACTGGCCCAGCCTTGTCGCCCTCAGTTCCCCTTCACTACCTACCCCATGATCCACTGCACCAGGAGCTGTCCTTTGGTGTG CCATATTCCCACATGATGCCACGGAGACTGAGCACACAAAGATACCGCCTGCAGCAGCCGTTGCCACCACCCCCGCCGCCGCCACCTCCACCATCTTACTACCCCAGCTTCCTACCCTACTTCCT TTCAATGCTGCCAATGTCACCAACCACCGTGGGCCCCACCATCAGCCTGGATCTGGATGTGGATGACGTGGAGATGGAGAACTATGAG GCTCTCCTGAACCTAGCTGAGAGACTGGGAGATGCCAAGCCCCGAGGCCTCACCAAAGCAGACATAGAACAACTGCCGTCATACCGCTTTAACCCTGACAGCCATCAGTCTGAGCAGACTCT GTGTGTGGTGTGCTTCAGTGACTTTGAGGTGCGGCAGCTGCTCCGAGTCCTCCCCTGCAACCACGAGTTCCATGCCAAGTGTGTTGACAAATGGTTGAAG GCCAACCGGACCTGTCCCATTTGCCGGGCGGATGCCTCCGAGGTGCCCAGGGAGGCTGAGTGA
- the Rnf44 gene encoding RING finger protein 44 isoform X3 — MSEPRGGRGCEPRLNPFHLPTLLMRPWALAVTKWPPSAPVGHWRVSTRPSSSPGQLWGSLGHEGPLASPPAQDAHLPSQQLLPRPSNLSVEEHRASAPAGRSPRMLHSATQQSPFMVDLHEQVHQGPVPLSYTVTTVTTQGFPLPTSQHIPGCSAQQLPACSVMFSGQHYPLCCLPPPQLIQACTMQQLPVPYHTYPHLISSDHYILHPPPPAPPPQPTHMAPLGQFVSLQTQHPRMPLQRLDNEMDLRGDQHPLGSFTYSTSATGPALSPSVPLHYLPHDPLHQELSFGVPYSHMMPRRLSTQRYRLQQPLPPPPPPPPPPSYYPSFLPYFLSMLPMSPTTVGPTISLDLDVDDVEMENYEALLNLAERLGDAKPRGLTKADIEQLPSYRFNPDSHQSEQTLCVVCFSDFEVRQLLRVLPCNHEFHAKCVDKWLKANRTCPICRADASEVPREAE, encoded by the exons GGTTGTGAGCCCCGACTCAACCCCTTCCACCTCCCTACCCTCCTGATGAGACCATGGGCTCTGGCAGTGACTAAGTGGCCACCCTCTGCCCCTGTGGGTCACTGGCGAGTCTCTACAAGACCTAGCAGCAGTCCCGGCCAGCTCTGGGGAAG CCTTGGCCACGAGGGGCCCCTGGCCAGCCCACCTGCCCAGGATGCGCACTTACCCTCCCAGCAGCTGCTGCCCCGACCATCAAACCTCTCTGTAGAGGAGCATCGAGCCTCAGCTCCTGCCGGCAGGAGCCCCCGAATGCTGCACTCAGCCACCCAGCAGAGCCCGTTCATGGTTGATCTCCACGAACAG GTGCACCAGGGACCTGTCCCTCTGTCCTACACAGTCACCACAGTGACAACCCAAGGCTTCCCTTTGCCTACAAGCCAACACATCCCTGGCTGCAGTGCCCAGCAGCTCCCAGCATGCTCCGTGATGTTCAGTGGGCAGCACTACCCCCTGTGCTGCCTCCCACCTCCG cAGCTGATCCAGGCGTGTACCATGCAGCAGCTCCCTGTGCCCTACCACACCTACCCCCACCTCATCTCCAGTGACCACTACATCCTTCATCCCCCACCGCCAGCCCCACCACCCCAGCCTACCCACATGGCACCGCTTGGGCAGTTTGTATCCCTGCAGACCCAGCACCCACGTATG CCCCTGCAGCGGCTGGACAATGAGATGGACCTTCGAGGAGACCAGCACCCGTTGGGTAGCTTCACTTACTCCACCTCTGCCACTGGCCCAGCCTTGTCGCCCTCAGTTCCCCTTCACTACCTACCCCATGATCCACTGCACCAGGAGCTGTCCTTTGGTGTG CCATATTCCCACATGATGCCACGGAGACTGAGCACACAAAGATACCGCCTGCAGCAGCCGTTGCCACCACCCCCGCCGCCGCCACCTCCACCATCTTACTACCCCAGCTTCCTACCCTACTTCCT TTCAATGCTGCCAATGTCACCAACCACCGTGGGCCCCACCATCAGCCTGGATCTGGATGTGGATGACGTGGAGATGGAGAACTATGAG GCTCTCCTGAACCTAGCTGAGAGACTGGGAGATGCCAAGCCCCGAGGCCTCACCAAAGCAGACATAGAACAACTGCCGTCATACCGCTTTAACCCTGACAGCCATCAGTCTGAGCAGACTCT GTGTGTGGTGTGCTTCAGTGACTTTGAGGTGCGGCAGCTGCTCCGAGTCCTCCCCTGCAACCACGAGTTCCATGCCAAGTGTGTTGACAAATGGTTGAAG GCCAACCGGACCTGTCCCATTTGCCGGGCGGATGCCTCCGAGGTGCCCAGGGAGGCTGAGTGA